From Granulicella sp. WH15, the proteins below share one genomic window:
- a CDS encoding cytochrome c — translation MKSLYRVMVLAALVLPLAGCHLPGKPRLDAEDVRPDEVKDFTKLYASNCSACHGSDGSNGPSIALANPVYQAIVSEDDLRKSIANGGPGKLMPAFAQSAGGMLTDAQVEVLVKGIHQRWYKPGYLEKQIPPPYKADVQGDGMRGQQSFQTYCVSCHSDVGGKKASGGSVTDRSYLALVSDQSLRNTIIAGRPDLGHPDWRSALQGHSMSDQEVTDIVTWMAAQRQADPTQPGQGKEQPRNGGEETHE, via the coding sequence ATGAAGAGTCTTTATCGCGTGATGGTCCTTGCAGCCCTTGTGCTTCCTCTGGCCGGATGTCATCTGCCGGGGAAGCCGCGTCTTGATGCGGAAGACGTGCGGCCCGATGAGGTCAAAGATTTTACGAAGCTCTATGCCAGCAACTGCTCGGCCTGTCATGGGTCGGATGGGAGCAATGGTCCCTCCATCGCGCTTGCGAATCCGGTATATCAGGCCATCGTGAGTGAAGACGATCTGCGCAAGTCCATCGCGAACGGTGGGCCTGGAAAGCTGATGCCTGCGTTTGCACAAAGCGCCGGAGGAATGTTGACCGATGCGCAGGTGGAGGTGCTGGTCAAGGGGATTCACCAGCGCTGGTATAAGCCGGGGTATCTGGAGAAGCAGATTCCTCCGCCTTACAAGGCTGATGTGCAGGGCGATGGAATGCGCGGGCAGCAGTCATTTCAGACGTACTGCGTCTCTTGCCACAGTGACGTGGGCGGTAAGAAGGCCAGCGGCGGCTCGGTGACGGATCGGTCTTATCTGGCGCTGGTGAGCGATCAGTCTTTGCGAAATACCATCATTGCTGGCCGGCCCGACCTTGGGCATCCGGATTGGCGCAGCGCGCTACAGGGGCATTCGATGAGCGACCAGGAGGTGACGGACATCGTGACCTGGATGGCCGCTCAGCGGCAGGCAGATCCAACGCAACCCGGCCAGGGCAAAGAGCAGCCCCGCAACGGAGGAGAGGAAACACATGAGTGA
- a CDS encoding AraC family transcriptional regulator yields MIFVTPGTRDSVIWHGVSQRIVASIHPSLLARAAKEMELKGSYDFENCWSFKDRQLQLLLTEMDREMNSDWAMGALYGDLLGMCLSSTIIKKYGRSSSLPVLLKGGLSRSHLKQVLSYIEANLHRDLCLQELSGLIGLSMFHFARSFRDSAGVTPHQYVVQMRVERAKTLLMRRELSVQQVASATGFADGSQLSKSFRKAMGVSPSQWRRML; encoded by the coding sequence ATGATCTTCGTGACGCCGGGTACGCGCGACAGCGTGATCTGGCACGGGGTTTCGCAGCGCATCGTGGCGTCGATCCATCCCTCGTTGCTGGCGCGCGCGGCGAAGGAGATGGAGCTGAAAGGATCGTACGACTTCGAGAATTGCTGGTCGTTCAAGGACCGGCAGTTGCAACTGCTGTTGACGGAGATGGACCGGGAGATGAACTCCGACTGGGCGATGGGTGCGCTCTACGGTGATCTTCTGGGCATGTGCCTGTCGAGTACGATCATCAAAAAGTATGGCCGGAGTTCGTCTCTACCGGTTCTCCTGAAGGGCGGTCTCTCGCGATCTCACCTTAAGCAGGTGTTGTCCTATATCGAGGCAAATCTCCATCGAGACCTGTGCTTGCAGGAGTTGTCCGGGTTGATTGGTTTGAGCATGTTTCACTTTGCACGATCGTTTCGGGACAGTGCTGGAGTGACGCCGCATCAGTATGTCGTGCAGATGAGAGTGGAGCGTGCGAAGACATTGCTGATGCGGCGAGAGCTGAGTGTGCAGCAGGTCGCTTCGGCAACAGGATTTGCGGACGGAAGCCAACTCTCCAAGAGCTTTCGCAAGGCGATGGGGGTTAGTCCATCGCAATGGCGAAGAATGCTATAG
- a CDS encoding heme-copper oxidase subunit III encodes MSTAVVTPEAVESPWVLPSKGRVGMACLIIAETAIFTIFVVAYVYYMGKTTSGPTPREVLSLPIFNSICLLSSSVTIWLAEHAIERGEIRKFGVWWAVTIALGAIFLIGTANEWRTLIYHDGLTVSTNLFGTTFYCLVGLHASHVIIGLLGLLTVLIFTLTGRVKQEHSERVQVLALYWHFVDAVWIVVFTVVYVIGR; translated from the coding sequence ATGAGCACTGCCGTCGTGACACCGGAAGCTGTTGAAAGCCCTTGGGTACTGCCGTCCAAAGGCCGCGTGGGGATGGCCTGCCTCATCATCGCGGAGACGGCGATCTTCACCATCTTCGTCGTCGCTTACGTTTATTACATGGGCAAGACCACATCCGGGCCTACGCCGAGAGAGGTGCTCTCGCTGCCCATCTTCAACTCCATCTGCCTGCTCTCGAGCAGCGTGACCATCTGGCTGGCGGAGCACGCGATTGAGCGGGGGGAGATCAGGAAGTTCGGAGTTTGGTGGGCGGTTACGATTGCGCTTGGCGCTATCTTTTTGATCGGTACGGCCAACGAGTGGCGCACACTGATCTATCACGATGGGCTGACTGTTAGTACGAATCTGTTCGGCACTACGTTTTATTGCCTGGTCGGGCTGCACGCCTCGCACGTCATCATCGGGCTGTTGGGATTGCTGACGGTTCTGATCTTCACGCTGACGGGTCGAGTGAAGCAGGAGCACTCAGAGCGGGTCCAGGTGCTCGCGCTGTACTGGCACTTCGTCGATGCCGTCTGGATCGTCGTCTTCACTGTCGTGTATGTCATCGGTCGATAG
- a CDS encoding cytochrome b N-terminal domain-containing protein: MPWLKKTYGWFERRIQLEGPVMEAALHPVPRNTASWWYVFGSAAMTLLMLQFVTGILLAMVYVPSGSEAWSSLNQLNHQLTLGWFLRAMHGWGSNFMVAVVLIHMAQVFLFGAYKFPRELTWIAGVFLLLLTLGMAFTGQVMRFDQDAYWGLGIGASIASRVPLIGGPLVNLMLGGPTISGATLSRFFALHVFIVPGAMLAFTGLHLWMVLKLGINDWPMPGRVVRRSTYTQEYEELTHTDGVPFVPDALWKDLFFSAAILAAVAVCAAVFGPYGPGGQPDPTIIQTAPKPDFFFLWLYAVLSYLPPSMETPFVLIAPVLGIVALLALPLVAGEGEKSWHRRPVAVLVLVTVAVSWATFTKLATYTPWSPQMDAWSGYALPQKLIHSETPLERQGAVVFQDKQCRNCHIIGGTGGQRGPALDTVATRLTEDQLVRQVIQGGGNMPAYGKNLSPAEVTALVRFLETLKPAGQPAAVDASQQAQAVSAKP; this comes from the coding sequence ATGCCTTGGCTAAAGAAGACCTACGGTTGGTTTGAGCGCCGGATCCAGCTTGAAGGTCCGGTCATGGAGGCTGCGCTCCATCCTGTGCCGCGCAATACGGCGAGCTGGTGGTATGTGTTTGGCAGCGCCGCTATGACGCTGCTGATGCTGCAGTTCGTGACGGGCATCCTGCTGGCGATGGTCTATGTTCCCTCGGGGAGCGAGGCCTGGTCGAGCCTCAACCAGTTGAACCATCAGCTTACGCTGGGATGGTTTCTGCGGGCGATGCACGGCTGGGGATCGAACTTCATGGTTGCCGTGGTGCTCATCCACATGGCGCAGGTATTTCTCTTCGGCGCGTATAAGTTTCCGCGTGAGCTGACGTGGATCGCCGGGGTCTTTCTGCTGCTGCTTACGCTGGGGATGGCGTTCACGGGGCAGGTTATGCGCTTCGATCAGGACGCCTACTGGGGGCTGGGGATTGGGGCTTCGATTGCCAGTCGTGTGCCGCTGATCGGTGGCCCCTTGGTGAACCTGATGCTGGGTGGTCCAACGATCTCGGGGGCGACGCTTTCACGTTTCTTTGCGCTGCACGTGTTTATCGTTCCAGGCGCGATGCTTGCCTTTACGGGGCTGCATCTCTGGATGGTGCTTAAGCTCGGCATCAATGACTGGCCGATGCCGGGCCGGGTTGTGCGGCGCTCGACCTATACGCAGGAGTATGAGGAGCTGACCCATACGGATGGCGTTCCCTTCGTCCCGGATGCGTTGTGGAAGGATCTCTTCTTCTCTGCGGCTATTCTGGCGGCTGTGGCGGTGTGTGCCGCGGTCTTCGGGCCGTATGGTCCCGGTGGGCAGCCTGACCCGACGATCATTCAGACTGCTCCGAAGCCGGACTTCTTCTTCCTGTGGCTCTATGCGGTGCTCTCGTATCTGCCGCCGAGCATGGAGACGCCCTTTGTGCTCATCGCTCCGGTGCTGGGTATCGTTGCTCTGCTGGCGCTGCCGCTTGTTGCAGGGGAGGGTGAGAAGAGCTGGCATCGTCGGCCTGTCGCGGTGCTGGTACTTGTAACCGTTGCGGTTTCATGGGCTACGTTTACCAAACTCGCGACGTATACGCCGTGGAGTCCGCAGATGGATGCGTGGAGCGGCTATGCACTGCCGCAGAAGCTCATCCATAGTGAGACGCCGCTCGAACGGCAGGGAGCTGTTGTCTTTCAGGATAAGCAGTGCCGTAACTGCCATATCATCGGAGGCACAGGCGGGCAGCGGGGACCGGCGCTGGATACGGTGGCGACACGTCTGACGGAGGATCAACTGGTTCGTCAGGTGATTCAGGGCGGAGGCAACATGCCCGCGTATGGGAAGAACCTCAGCCCTGCCGAGGTGACCGCGCTGGTGCGCTTTCTGGAGACGCTGAAGCCTGCGGGGCAACCGGCGGCGGTCGATGCGTCGCAGCAGGCGCAGGCGGTATCGGCGAAGCCCTGA
- the ctaD gene encoding cytochrome c oxidase subunit I — protein MADSSLPIPGALEVTSPRYSQAAILQWLNSWVTTVDHKKLGILYTLYAIFFLLVGGVEAMAIRIQLIRPNNTFLSPEVFNRLFTMHGTTMVFLVGMTFIFGFANYLIPLMIGARDMAFPRLNAFSFWVTAFGGLMIYYSFIGGYGLFGDGSAPDVGWFAYAPLTAKAFSRGHSTDFWALSLIVTGFGTVGAAINVIATILCMRCKGMTMMRLPLFAWLNFAVSGLILVTITPLTAAQIMLLVDRYLGGHFFDTQSGGSAMIWMHFFWIFGHPEVYVLVLPAFAIANEIIPVFSRKAIFGYPAMVAASMGIVFISLGVWAHHMFTIGMTSVSNAFFSLSTMLVGIPTGMKIFNWVATMWGGKLRFATPMLFCTAFLFQFLIAGLTGIMLSVVPWNWQLHNSYFVIAHFHYVLVGAIVFCIFAGLYYWYPKVTGRMMNETLGKWHFWLFLIGFHITFDIMHIPGMLGMPRSIYTYEASRGWGTLNMIVSIGGFIQAIAVLLFAFNLVWSYFYGEKAGNDPWDAWTLEWTTASPPPAYNFEDDPVVRSRRPLWDLKHTEDTDWKYE, from the coding sequence ATGGCAGATTCTTCACTTCCGATACCCGGTGCGCTTGAGGTGACATCGCCGCGTTATTCGCAGGCCGCTATCTTGCAGTGGCTGAATAGCTGGGTGACGACCGTCGATCATAAGAAGCTCGGTATCCTCTACACGCTCTATGCGATATTTTTTCTGCTGGTCGGCGGGGTGGAGGCGATGGCCATTCGCATCCAGTTGATTCGGCCGAACAATACGTTTCTTTCGCCGGAGGTCTTCAACCGCCTGTTCACCATGCACGGGACCACCATGGTGTTTCTGGTGGGGATGACCTTCATCTTTGGGTTCGCCAACTATCTTATTCCGCTAATGATTGGCGCACGGGATATGGCGTTTCCGCGGCTGAATGCGTTTAGCTTCTGGGTGACGGCCTTTGGCGGCCTGATGATTTATTACAGCTTCATCGGAGGCTATGGGCTCTTTGGTGACGGCAGTGCTCCCGATGTTGGCTGGTTCGCTTATGCGCCGCTTACGGCGAAGGCGTTTTCGCGGGGGCACAGCACAGACTTCTGGGCGTTGTCGCTGATTGTGACGGGCTTCGGTACGGTGGGTGCGGCGATCAATGTGATTGCCACAATCCTCTGTATGCGCTGCAAGGGGATGACGATGATGCGTCTTCCGCTCTTTGCATGGCTCAACTTTGCTGTCAGCGGTCTGATTCTGGTCACGATTACTCCTCTGACCGCGGCGCAGATCATGCTGCTGGTGGATCGCTATCTTGGGGGACACTTCTTCGATACGCAGTCGGGCGGTTCGGCGATGATCTGGATGCACTTCTTCTGGATCTTCGGCCATCCTGAGGTCTACGTACTGGTGCTGCCTGCGTTTGCTATTGCGAACGAGATAATTCCGGTGTTCTCGCGCAAGGCGATCTTTGGCTATCCGGCCATGGTCGCGGCGTCGATGGGGATTGTGTTCATCAGCCTCGGCGTGTGGGCGCACCATATGTTCACCATCGGGATGACGTCCGTGTCGAATGCGTTTTTCTCGCTGTCCACAATGCTCGTCGGTATTCCGACCGGGATGAAGATCTTCAACTGGGTCGCGACCATGTGGGGCGGCAAGCTACGCTTTGCGACTCCGATGCTCTTCTGCACGGCATTTCTGTTTCAGTTTCTGATCGCGGGACTTACAGGCATCATGCTCTCAGTGGTGCCGTGGAACTGGCAGCTGCATAACTCTTATTTTGTGATCGCTCACTTCCACTATGTGCTGGTTGGAGCCATTGTCTTCTGTATCTTTGCGGGGCTGTACTATTGGTACCCCAAAGTGACGGGCCGCATGATGAACGAGACCCTGGGGAAGTGGCACTTCTGGCTCTTCCTGATCGGCTTCCACATCACCTTCGACATCATGCACATCCCGGGAATGCTGGGGATGCCACGCTCCATCTATACCTACGAGGCCAGCCGTGGATGGGGCACTTTGAACATGATTGTCTCTATCGGCGGATTCATTCAGGCCATCGCAGTTCTGCTCTTTGCGTTCAATCTGGTCTGGTCCTACTTCTACGGCGAGAAGGCGGGCAACGATCCATGGGATGCCTGGACGCTGGAGTGGACGACCGCTTCACCGCCTCCTGCTTACAACTTTGAGGATGACCCGGTCGTGCGCAGCAGGCGTCCATTGTGGGACCTGAAGCATACGGAAGATACGGACTGGAAGTACGAATGA
- a CDS encoding Rieske 2Fe-2S domain-containing protein, whose amino-acid sequence MSDGQWYTRRSVLLKIGVFLNGIVGLAIATPVIGYLLSPIKKKGAYNSWISLGEIDQFPEGQTRLAEFVNPSKHAQDGETSKTPCWVRRVSGSKFQVFAINCAHLGCPVRWFPQSELFMCPCHGGAYYADGSRASGPPERGLFEYEYKVVKNELHISSGQMPTLANQAGLVNIEGTGKSPCLG is encoded by the coding sequence ATGAGTGACGGCCAATGGTATACGCGGCGATCGGTGTTGTTGAAGATCGGCGTCTTTCTGAACGGCATTGTGGGGCTTGCGATTGCGACTCCGGTGATTGGTTATCTGCTCTCTCCGATTAAGAAGAAGGGAGCGTATAACTCCTGGATCTCGCTGGGGGAGATCGATCAGTTTCCTGAGGGGCAGACGCGGCTGGCTGAGTTTGTAAATCCTTCGAAGCACGCGCAGGATGGCGAGACCTCGAAGACGCCTTGCTGGGTGCGGCGTGTGAGTGGAAGCAAGTTTCAGGTCTTTGCGATTAACTGTGCGCACCTGGGGTGCCCGGTGCGGTGGTTCCCGCAGTCGGAGCTGTTTATGTGCCCGTGCCACGGCGGCGCTTACTATGCGGACGGCTCGAGGGCGTCGGGACCGCCGGAGCGGGGGCTGTTCGAGTACGAATATAAAGTCGTCAAGAACGAGCTTCATATCAGCTCTGGACAGATGCCTACGTTGGCCAATCAGGCCGGTCTCGTCAACATTGAAGGAACAGGGAAGTCCCCATGCCTTGGCTAA
- the coxB gene encoding cytochrome c oxidase subunit II, giving the protein MVAATSWHEAAGQAVGQGPLARPSIFAPASTPAHSILALSYFVLAITAGIFLTVGGVLAYVIFRYRQRGKDDTEEPPQIYGSTQVEIAWTVVPVLIVVVLFLTTARMIFAIQDAAPPKSALNVTVVGHQYWWEFNYPELGIHAVNELHVPLSSAKDPKPTYLKLLSADVMHSFWVPQLAGKTDLIPNHPNEMWVDPLAPGMYVGQCAQFCGVEHAKMLIRVYVQSPEDFDAWVKNQQQPAVEDDSVAAGRRVYESQACVNCHTIRGTGTTGRFGPDLTHLMSRDTIAAGAVPNTPKNLRAWIENPDTFKSGSLMPAMHLTDEQLDQITAYLSTLK; this is encoded by the coding sequence ATGGTCGCAGCAACTTCGTGGCATGAAGCTGCAGGCCAGGCTGTAGGGCAAGGACCGCTGGCCAGGCCGAGTATCTTCGCTCCTGCATCTACCCCGGCACACTCCATTCTGGCGCTCTCGTACTTTGTTCTGGCGATTACGGCCGGGATCTTTCTGACCGTTGGCGGCGTGCTGGCCTACGTTATCTTTCGTTATCGCCAGCGCGGTAAGGATGACACGGAGGAGCCGCCGCAGATCTACGGCAGTACGCAGGTGGAGATCGCCTGGACCGTGGTTCCGGTCTTGATTGTGGTTGTTCTATTTCTCACCACGGCTCGCATGATCTTTGCGATTCAGGATGCAGCACCGCCCAAGAGTGCTCTCAATGTCACCGTGGTTGGCCACCAGTACTGGTGGGAGTTCAACTATCCCGAGCTTGGCATCCACGCGGTCAACGAGTTGCATGTTCCTTTGAGCAGCGCGAAAGATCCGAAGCCTACTTACTTGAAGCTGCTCTCTGCCGATGTAATGCACAGCTTCTGGGTGCCGCAGTTGGCGGGAAAGACGGACCTGATTCCGAATCATCCCAATGAGATGTGGGTCGATCCGCTGGCTCCGGGGATGTATGTAGGACAGTGCGCTCAGTTCTGTGGGGTGGAGCACGCGAAGATGTTGATCCGTGTTTATGTGCAGTCTCCGGAGGACTTTGACGCCTGGGTGAAGAATCAGCAGCAGCCTGCTGTAGAGGATGACTCCGTTGCCGCGGGACGCAGGGTTTATGAGTCGCAGGCCTGCGTTAACTGCCATACGATTCGCGGTACGGGCACGACGGGGAGGTTTGGCCCGGACCTGACGCACCTGATGAGCCGGGATACGATCGCAGCCGGTGCCGTGCCTAATACGCCGAAGAATCTGCGTGCGTGGATCGAGAACCCCGATACCTTCAAGAGCGGGTCGTTGATGCCTGCAATGCATTTGACCGATGAGCAGTTGGACCAGATAACCGCATACCTGAGCACGTTGAAGTAG
- a CDS encoding FixH family protein encodes MRHILLALAAALLFVMPAHGDGGRVQMHASAGPYMVTLFSTPDTLTTGPADLSIGVEDAATGEFITDAEVRLTLNQLDAAPANKIVAQTAHGSSARGILQAAQITFPRPGRWRITIDVNRKGRTGQCTTDLTVGTAHQQTYEIWATVSTPLLICLLFVIHERRKRQWKQERTIRSRAS; translated from the coding sequence ATGAGACACATCCTTCTAGCCCTGGCGGCCGCATTGCTCTTCGTCATGCCCGCCCACGGCGACGGAGGCCGCGTGCAGATGCACGCAAGCGCAGGCCCCTATATGGTCACGCTCTTCTCCACACCGGACACCTTGACGACTGGCCCTGCGGATCTAAGCATTGGGGTCGAAGATGCCGCCACCGGCGAGTTCATCACCGATGCCGAGGTCAGACTCACCCTGAACCAACTCGATGCAGCCCCCGCCAATAAGATCGTAGCCCAAACCGCCCACGGCTCATCGGCTAGAGGCATCCTGCAAGCAGCCCAGATCACCTTCCCTCGCCCCGGACGCTGGCGAATCACTATCGACGTAAACCGCAAGGGCAGAACCGGCCAGTGCACAACCGACCTGACCGTAGGCACTGCCCACCAACAAACTTACGAGATATGGGCCACAGTCTCCACCCCACTCCTAATCTGCCTCCTATTTGTCATTCACGAGCGGAGAAAGCGACAATGGAAGCAGGAACGCACGATAAGAAGCAGAGCCTCATAG
- a CDS encoding cytochrome c oxidase assembly protein: MFEDVGTVVTRTWASPFWPTCGLLLLSALYLKGFLTVRLTRPHELPPWRALCFAGGILSLWLAIASPLDALGNLLLTAHMAQHFILMSVAPPLILLGVPTVPLLRGLPKTLMREIVAPWSSTGWVNKIGHAITHPAVGWIAMNAAYVGWHLPAAYELALRSSSWHEVEHGCFFFTSLLFWWTVIQPWPSRARFTRWLVIPYLLGASIINTVLSASFAFSGQVFYPTYAQVPRLFGLSALNDQIAAGVGMWVIGDLFLLGPLMLIAFSLLSTQRRRRPQQLIILSQKPTSAPFDLLRLYGIGALLRWRYGRLCLQAVSLFITVLVMAHGFFGHQMGSMNLAGIVPWNVVRVFGVLALLFAGNLFCMACPFMLPRELTRLLKTPRWRWPVALRRKWIAAALMLAFFWAYEEWTIWDVPRRTAAILLAYFITAFVVDALFRGASFCKYVCPIGQFNFVSSLISPLELTARSKSICASCTTHDCIQGNNHQRGCELDLYIPQKIGNLDCTLCMDCVKACPHDNIGVTAASPLRDLLRDPARSSLGRLSNRRDVATIALLIVFGAFGTAAVMVGPSVSALDSLRANHPAFAAVLGPGSCIVAFVLTLIAITICVATAQQRLGHLAGTSIRELFCRFSLALLPLGLAMWAAHLIFHLGTGLPSIFPALQQTMSDFATLQAVSIFHCGSPCYPLGAPHWDIGSNIRPNTLEQIQFLLLDSGLLVSLYAGWRLAQQIAQDRGRPLLLWITWSAVVVCLYGFGLWILTQPMAMRGMVMS; encoded by the coding sequence ATGTTTGAAGACGTAGGAACAGTCGTAACGCGCACCTGGGCGAGTCCCTTCTGGCCTACGTGCGGTCTGTTGCTCCTCTCCGCTCTTTACCTCAAAGGGTTTCTAACCGTCAGGCTCACGCGCCCTCACGAGCTTCCCCCCTGGCGAGCACTCTGCTTTGCAGGCGGCATCCTATCGCTCTGGCTGGCCATCGCCTCCCCATTAGACGCACTGGGAAATCTACTGCTCACCGCTCACATGGCGCAGCACTTCATCCTCATGTCGGTTGCGCCTCCGCTAATCCTGCTCGGGGTGCCCACAGTTCCACTACTGCGCGGGCTGCCCAAAACGCTGATGCGAGAGATCGTAGCTCCGTGGTCCAGCACCGGGTGGGTCAATAAGATAGGACACGCCATCACTCATCCAGCCGTGGGCTGGATAGCGATGAACGCAGCCTACGTCGGCTGGCACCTGCCTGCCGCTTACGAGCTGGCCCTCCGCTCCAGCTCTTGGCATGAGGTCGAGCACGGCTGCTTCTTCTTCACCTCGCTGCTCTTCTGGTGGACGGTCATCCAACCCTGGCCAAGCCGCGCTCGCTTCACCCGCTGGCTGGTGATCCCTTACCTGCTCGGCGCGAGCATCATCAACACCGTCCTGTCAGCCTCTTTCGCCTTTTCGGGACAAGTCTTCTACCCCACCTACGCGCAGGTTCCGCGCCTCTTCGGCCTCTCCGCGCTCAACGATCAAATCGCCGCCGGTGTCGGCATGTGGGTCATCGGAGACCTCTTCCTTCTCGGCCCACTCATGCTGATTGCGTTCTCCCTGCTCTCCACGCAGCGCCGCCGTCGTCCACAACAACTCATCATCCTGAGCCAGAAGCCCACGTCCGCTCCATTCGACTTACTACGCCTCTACGGGATCGGCGCTCTTCTGCGCTGGCGTTACGGCCGCCTTTGCTTACAAGCAGTCAGCCTGTTCATCACCGTTTTGGTTATGGCTCACGGCTTCTTCGGCCACCAGATGGGCTCGATGAATCTCGCCGGCATCGTTCCCTGGAACGTGGTCCGCGTCTTCGGCGTGCTGGCGCTTCTCTTCGCCGGCAACCTCTTCTGCATGGCCTGTCCTTTCATGCTGCCCCGCGAGCTGACACGCCTGCTCAAGACACCCCGCTGGCGCTGGCCGGTAGCACTGCGCAGAAAGTGGATCGCCGCCGCACTCATGCTTGCCTTCTTCTGGGCATACGAAGAGTGGACTATCTGGGACGTACCCCGCCGCACCGCCGCCATCCTGCTCGCCTACTTCATCACAGCCTTCGTCGTGGACGCCCTCTTCCGCGGCGCGAGCTTCTGCAAGTACGTCTGCCCCATCGGCCAGTTCAACTTCGTGAGCTCGCTGATCTCTCCGCTCGAGCTGACCGCCCGCAGCAAGAGCATCTGCGCCTCATGCACAACCCACGACTGCATCCAGGGCAACAACCACCAACGCGGCTGCGAACTCGACCTTTACATCCCCCAGAAGATCGGCAATCTCGACTGCACCTTGTGTATGGATTGCGTCAAAGCCTGCCCGCACGACAACATCGGAGTCACCGCAGCCAGCCCCCTCCGCGATCTCCTGCGCGACCCCGCCCGCTCCTCGCTGGGACGTCTCTCGAACCGTCGTGATGTAGCAACCATCGCCCTCCTCATCGTCTTTGGCGCCTTCGGAACAGCCGCCGTCATGGTCGGCCCCAGCGTCAGTGCCCTGGACAGCCTACGAGCCAACCATCCCGCCTTCGCCGCAGTTCTAGGGCCTGGCAGTTGCATCGTTGCCTTCGTACTAACACTCATAGCAATCACCATCTGTGTAGCCACAGCACAACAACGCCTTGGCCATCTCGCCGGGACGAGCATACGCGAACTCTTCTGTCGCTTCTCCCTCGCGCTTCTCCCCTTAGGACTGGCCATGTGGGCCGCCCACCTCATCTTTCATCTCGGCACAGGCTTGCCTTCAATCTTCCCTGCCCTGCAACAAACAATGAGCGACTTCGCCACTCTTCAAGCCGTATCGATCTTCCATTGCGGGAGCCCTTGCTATCCCCTCGGAGCACCCCACTGGGACATCGGTAGCAACATCCGGCCCAATACACTGGAACAGATCCAATTCCTTCTTTTGGACAGCGGCCTTCTCGTATCGCTCTACGCTGGCTGGAGACTCGCGCAGCAGATCGCGCAGGACCGAGGCCGTCCCCTGTTGCTGTGGATCACCTGGTCTGCGGTAGTGGTGTGCCTCTACGGCTTTGGCCTCTGGATCCTGACGCAGCCCATGGCGATGCGCGGCATGGTGATGTCATGA
- a CDS encoding phosphoserine transaminase, with amino-acid sequence MSESPLKPTHRPINPHFSSGPCAKRPGWQPASLSDALVGRSHRSKPGKAKLQEVIELTRQILGIPDDYRIGIVPGSDTGAVEMALWSLLGARGVDVLGWESFGKEWVTDITKQLKLPDTRIFESPYGELPDLSQIDPAHDVIFTWNGTTSGVRVPNGDWISDNREGLTICDATSAAFAMELPWNKLDVVTWSWQKVLGGEGAHGMLVLSPRAVERLESYKPAWPLPKIFRLVKGSKLIEGIFQGETINTPSMVAVEDALDGLRWAKSIGGLPELIRRSESNLRAVVDWQSKSTWCGFLAQRPETRSCTSICLTIVDPTVAALSAEQQAKFVKDLVSLVESEGVGYDIASYRDAPSGLRVWGGATVETSDIEALLQWLDYAFATIIARQ; translated from the coding sequence TTGTCCGAATCACCTCTCAAGCCCACCCATCGGCCGATCAATCCTCACTTCTCCTCCGGCCCTTGCGCCAAGCGTCCCGGCTGGCAGCCCGCCTCGCTCTCCGACGCGCTCGTAGGCCGCTCCCACCGCTCCAAGCCCGGCAAGGCCAAACTGCAAGAGGTCATTGAGCTGACCCGCCAGATCCTCGGCATCCCCGACGACTACCGCATCGGCATCGTTCCCGGCTCGGATACCGGAGCCGTCGAGATGGCGCTCTGGTCGCTGCTGGGCGCACGCGGCGTCGACGTCCTGGGCTGGGAGAGCTTCGGCAAGGAGTGGGTCACCGACATCACCAAGCAGCTCAAGCTGCCGGACACGCGCATCTTCGAGTCCCCCTACGGTGAGCTTCCCGATCTATCTCAGATCGACCCGGCGCACGACGTCATCTTCACCTGGAACGGCACCACCTCCGGCGTACGCGTCCCCAACGGCGACTGGATCTCCGACAATCGAGAGGGCCTGACCATCTGCGACGCCACCTCCGCCGCATTCGCCATGGAGCTTCCCTGGAACAAGCTCGACGTCGTCACCTGGTCCTGGCAGAAGGTGCTCGGCGGCGAAGGCGCACACGGAATGCTGGTGCTGAGCCCGCGTGCGGTCGAGCGCCTCGAGAGCTACAAGCCCGCCTGGCCCCTGCCCAAGATCTTCCGCCTGGTCAAAGGCAGCAAGCTGATCGAAGGCATCTTCCAGGGCGAGACCATCAACACGCCCTCGATGGTCGCCGTCGAAGACGCGCTCGACGGGCTGCGTTGGGCGAAGTCCATCGGCGGGCTGCCGGAGCTGATCCGCCGCTCCGAGAGCAACCTGCGCGCAGTGGTCGACTGGCAGAGCAAGAGCACCTGGTGCGGCTTCCTCGCCCAGCGCCCCGAGACGCGCTCCTGCACTTCTATCTGCCTGACGATCGTCGATCCCACCGTCGCCGCACTGAGCGCCGAACAGCAGGCGAAGTTTGTAAAAGACCTGGTCAGCCTCGTTGAGTCGGAAGGCGTTGGCTACGACATCGCCTCCTACCGCGACGCCCCCTCCGGACTGCGCGTCTGGGGCGGAGCCACCGTCGAGACCTCGGACATCGAAGCCCTTCTCCAATGGCTCGACTACGCGTTCGCCACCATCATCGCCCGCCAATAA